One window of the Anaeromyxobacter dehalogenans 2CP-C genome contains the following:
- a CDS encoding ATP-binding protein: MKPPWVFIDEIRRFVESFCACAGTTDNREAQLALAVHELMQNAVPHSHDDDVELTLEVEPEADRVAVAVTNRCTEAEYHALEERVARMNGEPDALRHYLQAMHDTPTAQRGGLGLARVRFEAQLELSVSRAGGRMTVHASGRLRPTPLQTSGGSR; this comes from the coding sequence ATGAAGCCGCCCTGGGTCTTCATCGACGAGATCCGCCGGTTCGTCGAGTCGTTCTGCGCGTGCGCCGGGACCACCGACAACCGCGAGGCGCAGCTCGCCCTGGCGGTGCACGAGCTGATGCAGAACGCCGTGCCCCACTCGCACGACGACGACGTCGAGCTCACGCTGGAGGTCGAGCCCGAGGCCGACCGCGTGGCCGTGGCCGTGACCAACCGCTGCACGGAGGCCGAGTACCACGCGCTCGAGGAGCGGGTCGCGCGCATGAACGGCGAGCCCGACGCCCTCCGCCACTACCTGCAGGCGATGCACGATACCCCCACCGCGCAGCGCGGCGGGCTCGGCCTCGCCCGCGTCCGCTTCGAGGCGCAGCTCGAGCTGTCCGTGAGCCGCGCCGGCGGGCGCATGACCGTCCACGCGTCGGGGCGGCTCCGCCCCACCCCGCTCCAGACCTCCGGAGGTTCCCGATGA
- a CDS encoding PP2C family protein-serine/threonine phosphatase: MAQRTRTSLRLRLLVATVALLALALAAAAMAFERVARSVVVDAVHSHLAARAKEVHEAVVRFQGERALTVRNWAEAEAMQMSLDTGDPKFAEDYLRRTIQDQGGAIGAAALLAPDGEIRAAVRAAPGAAPRGIGLGEMRGIVVDLPGLAHAGQGAAVTADVVPLARLLRGAPEGNALVLTAPVRDFAGDLCGYVVGAVTRDALARLLGEVSGRDGDYRPVVADAAGALTFSTPGIDAAALAPVLAVPAGTPGTLERLEPAGGDPALAVRTQAATAAPRWATLMLVPERVAYGKLTWLRVVLGLLYAGVLLAAAGAGVAAVRQASRPLVDVSASMARVSRGDLTARVHAEYRDELGDLVRSFNVMVEEVARSRDELQRTEALRREVQIAHQIQTAILPVSPAVPGYEVAARMKPADDVGGDLYDILAFEDGFWVLVGDVSGHGINSGLVMMMAQAAAYGAIAEDPRCSPRHVIAAVNRVVHENVRRRMGRDDYLTLMAARHLGDGRFVAAGAHQPIFVVRGPGAVEVVDSPGPWVGLTAGVPPGVTEYEFQVGPGELLCLVTDGMLEAPAAGGELFGEDRLAQVLGDLHGASAPQALGTVFSAVEAFAASQEDDMTTVVLRRKNDDR; this comes from the coding sequence GTGGCCCAGCGCACGCGCACGTCCCTGCGCCTCCGCCTGCTGGTGGCGACGGTGGCGCTGCTGGCGCTGGCGCTCGCCGCCGCGGCGATGGCGTTCGAGCGCGTGGCGCGCTCGGTGGTGGTGGACGCGGTCCACTCGCACCTCGCCGCGCGCGCCAAGGAGGTGCACGAGGCGGTGGTGCGGTTCCAGGGCGAGCGCGCGCTCACCGTGCGCAACTGGGCCGAGGCCGAGGCGATGCAGATGAGCCTCGACACGGGCGACCCGAAGTTCGCCGAGGACTACCTGCGCCGCACCATCCAGGACCAGGGCGGCGCCATCGGCGCGGCCGCGCTGCTCGCGCCGGACGGCGAGATCCGCGCCGCCGTGCGCGCGGCGCCGGGCGCGGCGCCCCGCGGGATCGGGCTCGGGGAGATGCGCGGCATCGTGGTGGACCTGCCCGGGCTGGCGCACGCCGGCCAGGGCGCCGCGGTGACGGCCGACGTGGTGCCGCTCGCGCGGCTGCTGCGCGGCGCGCCGGAAGGGAACGCGCTCGTGCTCACCGCGCCGGTGAGGGACTTCGCCGGCGACCTGTGCGGCTACGTCGTCGGGGCGGTGACGCGCGACGCGCTGGCGCGCCTGCTCGGCGAGGTGAGCGGGCGCGACGGCGACTACCGGCCGGTGGTGGCGGACGCGGCCGGCGCGCTGACGTTCTCGACGCCGGGGATCGACGCGGCCGCGCTCGCGCCGGTGCTGGCGGTGCCGGCCGGCACGCCCGGCACGCTGGAGCGGCTCGAGCCGGCGGGCGGCGACCCGGCGCTGGCCGTGCGGACGCAGGCCGCCACGGCGGCGCCGCGCTGGGCGACGCTCATGCTGGTGCCGGAGCGGGTGGCGTACGGGAAGCTCACCTGGCTGCGCGTGGTGCTCGGGCTCCTCTACGCGGGCGTGCTGCTCGCGGCCGCCGGCGCCGGGGTCGCGGCCGTGCGGCAGGCCTCGCGCCCGCTGGTGGACGTCTCCGCGTCGATGGCGCGGGTCTCGCGCGGCGACCTCACCGCCCGCGTCCACGCCGAGTACCGCGACGAGCTGGGCGACCTGGTCCGCTCCTTCAACGTGATGGTGGAGGAGGTGGCGCGCTCCCGGGACGAGCTGCAGCGGACCGAGGCGCTGCGCCGCGAGGTCCAGATCGCGCACCAGATCCAGACCGCCATCCTCCCGGTCAGCCCGGCCGTGCCCGGCTACGAGGTGGCCGCGCGGATGAAGCCCGCCGACGACGTGGGCGGCGACCTGTACGACATCCTCGCGTTCGAGGACGGCTTCTGGGTGCTGGTCGGCGACGTCTCCGGGCACGGCATCAACTCCGGCCTGGTGATGATGATGGCGCAGGCGGCCGCGTACGGCGCCATCGCCGAGGACCCGCGCTGCTCGCCGCGCCACGTGATCGCCGCCGTGAACCGGGTGGTGCACGAGAACGTGCGCCGGCGCATGGGCCGCGACGACTACCTCACGCTGATGGCGGCCCGCCACCTCGGCGACGGGCGGTTCGTGGCCGCCGGCGCGCACCAGCCCATCTTCGTGGTCCGCGGGCCCGGGGCCGTCGAGGTGGTGGACTCGCCCGGCCCGTGGGTGGGCCTCACCGCCGGCGTGCCGCCCGGGGTGACCGAGTACGAGTTCCAGGTCGGCCCCGGCGAGCTGCTCTGCCTGGTGACCGACGGCATGCTGGAGGCGCCCGCCGCCGGCGGGGAGCTGTTCGGCGAGGACCGGCTGGCCCAGGTGCTCGGCGACCTGCACGGCGCGTCCGCGCCGCAGGCGCTCGGGACCGTGTTCTCCGCGGTCGAGGCGTTCGCCGCCTCGCAGGAAGACGACATGACAACGGTGGTGCTGAGGCGCAAGAATGACGACCGCTGA
- a CDS encoding ethylbenzene dehydrogenase-related protein, whose product MRLGRAGGLAALVLLGGCLEAPELTHAPADAWFSVGVVNSGGSIPQSSSAVKIAFLSGKPGASTVAARRVASPPTVDGDASDWAGLPESTIPLVSPGAIMGMTEAQWTEEYTGYYVSRGACVAGEPCTRVPRYDYGIDRIRVRVAYDDEHVWFLFRWSDPTESRAWRPWVWTAGAWAQDATLDEDKLFLSFDAANFKPHDAVGCAAGCHVKENLGVFTDPIRSQRFSMHTNGAGQLVDGWTWRAARTGPLGLADDQFWNEVRIYGDCPDPPACAQACLTGRSPPCSVSMTQTNSDGLTPASPKWMGEGGLASNPAALFVSGGAPLAVPIDTVTVPADGTRIPAVALQPPGLHRDDVTAAARWADGTWTVELRRSLVTDDPNDAQFPLRP is encoded by the coding sequence ATGCGCCTCGGTCGCGCAGGGGGACTCGCCGCGCTCGTGCTGCTCGGAGGCTGCCTGGAGGCGCCGGAGCTCACGCACGCGCCGGCGGACGCCTGGTTCAGCGTGGGCGTGGTGAACTCGGGCGGCAGCATCCCGCAGTCCTCCAGCGCGGTGAAGATCGCGTTCCTCTCCGGCAAGCCCGGCGCGAGCACCGTGGCCGCGCGCCGCGTGGCCTCGCCGCCCACCGTGGACGGCGACGCCTCGGACTGGGCCGGCCTCCCCGAGAGCACGATCCCGCTCGTCTCGCCCGGCGCCATCATGGGCATGACCGAGGCGCAGTGGACCGAGGAGTACACCGGCTACTACGTCTCGCGCGGCGCGTGCGTGGCGGGCGAGCCGTGCACCCGCGTCCCGCGCTACGACTACGGCATCGACCGCATCCGGGTGAGGGTCGCCTACGACGACGAGCACGTGTGGTTCCTGTTCCGCTGGAGCGATCCGACCGAGAGCCGCGCCTGGCGGCCCTGGGTCTGGACCGCCGGCGCCTGGGCGCAGGACGCCACGCTCGACGAGGACAAGCTGTTCCTCTCGTTCGACGCCGCGAACTTCAAGCCGCACGACGCGGTGGGCTGCGCCGCCGGCTGCCACGTGAAGGAGAACCTCGGCGTCTTCACCGATCCGATCCGGTCGCAGCGCTTCAGCATGCACACCAACGGCGCGGGCCAGCTGGTGGACGGCTGGACCTGGCGCGCGGCGCGCACCGGGCCGCTCGGCCTCGCCGACGACCAGTTCTGGAACGAGGTCCGCATCTACGGCGACTGCCCCGACCCGCCGGCCTGCGCGCAGGCCTGCCTCACCGGCCGCAGCCCCCCGTGCAGCGTCTCGATGACGCAGACCAACTCCGACGGGCTCACGCCGGCCTCGCCGAAGTGGATGGGCGAGGGCGGGCTCGCCTCGAACCCGGCGGCGCTGTTCGTGAGCGGTGGCGCGCCCCTGGCCGTGCCGATCGACACGGTCACCGTGCCGGCCGACGGCACCCGCATCCCGGCGGTGGCGCTGCAGCCCCCCGGGCTCCACCGCGACGACGTGACCGCCGCCGCGCGCTGGGCCGACGGCACCTGGACGGTGGAGCTGCGCCGCTCGCTCGTCACCGACGACCCCAACGACGCGCAGTTCCCGCTCCGCCCATGA
- a CDS encoding sigma-54-dependent transcriptional regulator codes for MSTGGEGLVLVVDDDPGTRKVARANLSLEGFEVLVASSGAEALARLAESDPLAMVSDLKMPDLDGIALMERVHALRPSLPVVLVTAHATVETAVEAMRKGALHYLTKPLRFDELALVLRHAVAHERARRDVLRLRGELERAAGFEEIVGTAPAMREVFAMVEQVAPADATVLLRGETGTGKELVARAIHRRSPRRDRPFVAVNCTAIPKDLMESEFFGHEKGAFTGAVARRVGRFEQADGSTLFLDEVGDLDLAIQAKLLRVLQKQEITRVGARDPIKVDVRIVAATNRDLEALVHEGRFRDDLFYRLNVIPLRLPPLRERPQDLPALLEHFLRSFAQRYGRTAPVPPPDLLAAARAYPWPGNVRELRNLCERAVLMGWAAVAPILGAGVAPRPDAGVPVDTSLPLLEARQRLVERFEREYLTRLLKERRGRIGEVARAAGIAERNLYEKMKAYGLSRDDYR; via the coding sequence GTGAGCACGGGCGGCGAGGGGCTGGTCCTGGTGGTGGACGACGATCCCGGGACTCGCAAGGTCGCGCGCGCGAACCTGTCGCTGGAGGGCTTCGAGGTGCTGGTCGCCTCCTCCGGCGCGGAGGCGCTCGCGCGCCTGGCGGAGTCCGACCCGCTCGCCATGGTCTCGGACCTGAAGATGCCGGACCTGGACGGCATCGCGCTCATGGAGCGGGTCCACGCGCTGCGCCCCTCGCTGCCGGTCGTGCTGGTCACCGCGCACGCCACGGTCGAGACGGCCGTGGAGGCGATGCGCAAGGGCGCGCTCCACTACCTCACCAAGCCGCTCCGCTTCGACGAGCTGGCGCTGGTGCTGCGCCACGCGGTGGCGCACGAGCGGGCCCGGCGCGACGTCCTGCGCCTGCGGGGCGAGCTGGAGCGGGCCGCCGGGTTCGAGGAGATCGTGGGCACCGCGCCGGCCATGCGCGAGGTGTTCGCGATGGTGGAGCAGGTGGCGCCGGCCGACGCGACCGTGCTCCTGCGCGGCGAGACCGGCACCGGCAAGGAGCTGGTGGCGCGCGCCATCCACCGCCGCTCGCCGCGGCGCGACAGGCCCTTCGTGGCGGTGAACTGCACCGCCATCCCGAAGGACCTGATGGAGAGCGAGTTCTTCGGCCACGAGAAGGGCGCGTTCACCGGCGCGGTGGCGCGCCGGGTCGGGCGCTTCGAGCAGGCGGACGGGTCCACGCTGTTCCTCGACGAGGTGGGCGACCTCGACCTCGCCATCCAGGCGAAGCTGCTGCGCGTGCTGCAGAAGCAGGAGATCACGCGCGTCGGCGCGCGCGATCCCATCAAGGTGGACGTCCGCATCGTGGCCGCCACCAACCGCGACCTGGAGGCCCTGGTGCACGAGGGGCGCTTCCGCGACGACCTCTTCTACCGGCTGAACGTGATCCCGCTGCGCCTGCCGCCGCTGCGCGAGCGGCCGCAGGACCTGCCCGCCCTGCTCGAGCACTTCCTGCGCTCGTTCGCGCAGCGCTACGGCCGCACCGCGCCGGTGCCGCCGCCGGACCTGCTCGCCGCGGCGCGCGCCTACCCGTGGCCGGGCAACGTGCGCGAGCTGCGCAACCTCTGCGAGCGCGCGGTGCTGATGGGGTGGGCGGCGGTCGCGCCCATCCTCGGGGCCGGCGTCGCCCCGCGGCCGGACGCCGGCGTCCCGGTGGACACCTCGCTCCCGCTGCTCGAGGCCCGGCAGCGCCTGGTCGAGCGCTTCGAGCGCGAGTACCTCACGCGCCTGCTCAAGGAGCGGCGCGGGCGCATCGGCGAGGTGGCCCGCGCGGCCGGCATCGCGGAGCGGAACCTGTACGAGAAGATGAAGGCGTACGGGCTGAGCCGAGACGACTACCGGTAG
- a CDS encoding sensor histidine kinase produces MRLLTLGITGRTTLLLLLVAAAVSVVAGAALRREEAQAERALLEARAGAIAEALEHSLTEAMTEHRPDTMAAILGAVGRAGGVAGVALADAQGRVRLRAGEGPERLGLGPSLRWTDARLTVTRPVENAASCRGCHGEQAVNGALHVSLDVSGLGPRLAASTVRMAALVGLALAAVSLAVVLVLRTTLVAPLRHLSRFAEALGRGDLAARPPDAPGEAGALAGALRRMAEEVQRTHAELESRVQERTAKLAEALDEATAAREARAADLQRLQAILDSMVDGVIFIDAEDRVALVNKAGRALRNLTDGAGRPIKDCHPKASHGMLDRVLGYLRRGDDAGPAHSIIKEREGRFETTYAPVAGAGGGYLGTVMVIRDITERRTLERRLLDAERLSGLGQMSAQVAHELRNPLNAIDGAAQYLRRRFEGDAEVAEYSGLIGDEVQRVNRFISELLEISRPAEPHLAPVAVNRLLKEAAQKAALARGLPAGAVRLELAPDLPVLDVDAPMVTDALVNLLANAFDAGGAEPPTLVSRFEASGGEGTIVVEVQDRGCGIPADQLDEVLRPFVTTKATGTGLGLVVVTRAVEQHRARFALRRREGGGTVAAIRFPVRRLVEAAAGSEVDA; encoded by the coding sequence ATGCGCCTCCTCACCCTGGGGATCACCGGCCGGACCACCCTGCTCCTGCTGCTGGTGGCGGCCGCGGTGTCCGTCGTGGCGGGCGCCGCGCTGCGGCGCGAGGAGGCGCAGGCCGAGCGCGCGCTCCTCGAGGCGCGCGCCGGCGCGATCGCCGAGGCGCTGGAGCACTCGCTCACCGAGGCGATGACCGAGCACCGGCCGGACACCATGGCCGCGATCCTCGGCGCGGTGGGCCGCGCCGGGGGCGTGGCCGGCGTGGCGCTCGCCGACGCGCAGGGCCGCGTGCGGCTGCGGGCCGGCGAGGGGCCGGAGCGGCTCGGGCTCGGCCCGTCCCTGCGCTGGACCGACGCGCGGCTCACGGTGACGCGCCCGGTGGAGAACGCCGCGTCGTGCCGCGGCTGCCACGGCGAGCAGGCGGTGAACGGGGCGCTGCACGTGTCGCTCGACGTGAGCGGCCTCGGCCCGCGCCTGGCCGCGTCCACCGTGCGGATGGCGGCGCTGGTGGGGCTGGCGCTCGCCGCCGTGTCGCTGGCGGTGGTGCTGGTGCTCCGCACCACGCTGGTGGCGCCGCTGCGGCACCTCTCGCGCTTCGCCGAGGCGCTCGGGCGCGGCGACCTCGCGGCCCGGCCGCCCGACGCGCCCGGCGAGGCGGGGGCGCTGGCCGGGGCGCTCCGGCGCATGGCCGAGGAGGTGCAGCGCACCCACGCCGAGCTGGAGTCGCGGGTGCAGGAGCGGACCGCGAAGCTGGCGGAGGCGCTGGACGAGGCCACCGCCGCGCGCGAGGCCCGGGCCGCCGACCTGCAGCGGCTCCAGGCGATCCTGGACTCGATGGTGGACGGGGTCATCTTCATCGACGCCGAGGACCGCGTGGCGCTCGTGAACAAGGCGGGGCGGGCGCTCCGGAACCTGACCGACGGCGCCGGCCGCCCGATCAAGGACTGCCACCCGAAGGCCAGCCACGGGATGCTCGACCGCGTGCTCGGGTACCTGCGCCGCGGCGACGACGCCGGCCCGGCCCACTCGATCATCAAGGAGCGGGAGGGGCGCTTCGAGACCACCTACGCGCCGGTGGCCGGCGCGGGCGGCGGCTACCTGGGCACGGTCATGGTGATCCGCGACATCACCGAGCGGCGCACGCTGGAGCGGCGGCTGCTCGACGCCGAGCGGCTCTCGGGCCTGGGCCAGATGTCGGCGCAGGTCGCGCACGAGCTGCGCAACCCGCTGAACGCGATCGACGGCGCGGCCCAGTACCTGCGCCGGCGCTTCGAGGGCGACGCCGAGGTGGCCGAGTACTCCGGGCTCATCGGCGACGAGGTCCAGCGGGTGAACCGCTTCATCTCCGAGCTGCTGGAGATCTCGCGGCCGGCCGAGCCGCACCTCGCGCCGGTGGCGGTGAACCGGCTGCTCAAGGAGGCCGCCCAGAAGGCGGCGCTGGCCCGCGGGCTGCCCGCGGGCGCGGTGCGGCTCGAGCTGGCCCCGGACCTGCCGGTGCTCGACGTGGACGCGCCCATGGTCACCGACGCGCTGGTCAACCTGCTCGCCAACGCGTTCGACGCCGGCGGGGCGGAGCCGCCCACGCTGGTGAGCCGCTTCGAGGCGTCCGGCGGCGAGGGCACCATCGTGGTGGAGGTGCAGGACCGCGGCTGCGGCATCCCGGCGGATCAGCTGGACGAGGTGCTCCGGCCGTTCGTCACCACCAAGGCGACCGGCACCGGGCTCGGCCTGGTGGTGGTCACGCGGGCGGTGGAGCAGCACCGGGCCCGGTTCGCGCTCCGCCGGCGCGAGGGCGGCGGGACCGTGGCCGCGATCCGCTTCCCGGTGCGGCGGCTGGTCGAGGCCGCGGCCGGGTCGGAGGTGGACGCGTGA
- a CDS encoding O-acetylhomoserine aminocarboxypropyltransferase/cysteine synthase family protein, whose protein sequence is MAIPPNRKLRFETLQVHAGQEPAPGTNARAVPIYQTSSYTFDSAEHGANLFALKEFGNIYTRIMNPTTDVFEKRIAALEGGVAALATSSGQAAQFLAIANLAQAGDNVVSASNLYGGTYNQFKVTLPRLGIDVKLVEGAEVDAIREAIDGKTKAVYVESIGNPAGNVPDFEALAALAHDNGIPLLVDNTFGAGGYFCRPIEWGADVVVESATKWIGGHGTSIGGVIVDSGKFDWAKSGKFPFFTEPSPGYHGLVFNDVFGPKGPFGNIQFVLRARVEGLRDLGPTLSPFNAFLLLQGVETLSLRVQRIGENTLALARWLQGHPDVAWVNYTGLEAHPFHQRARKYLRNGFGGVFTFGVKGGYQAGKTFIDSVKLASHLANVGDAKTLVIHPASTTHQQLSDAEQAASGVTPDQIRVSLGIEHIEDIKEDFDEALRATRR, encoded by the coding sequence ATGGCCATCCCCCCGAACAGGAAGCTCCGCTTCGAGACGCTGCAGGTCCACGCCGGCCAGGAGCCCGCGCCGGGCACGAACGCCCGCGCCGTGCCCATCTACCAGACGTCGTCCTACACGTTCGACTCCGCGGAGCACGGCGCGAACCTGTTCGCGCTGAAGGAGTTCGGGAACATCTACACGCGGATCATGAACCCGACCACCGACGTGTTCGAGAAGCGCATCGCCGCGCTCGAGGGCGGCGTCGCCGCGCTCGCCACGTCCTCGGGCCAGGCCGCGCAGTTCCTCGCCATCGCGAACCTGGCGCAGGCGGGCGACAACGTGGTCTCGGCCAGCAACCTCTACGGCGGCACGTACAACCAGTTCAAGGTCACCCTTCCCCGGCTCGGCATCGACGTGAAGCTGGTCGAGGGCGCCGAGGTGGACGCCATCCGCGAGGCGATCGACGGAAAGACCAAGGCGGTCTACGTCGAGTCCATCGGCAACCCCGCCGGCAACGTCCCCGACTTCGAGGCGCTCGCCGCGCTCGCGCACGACAACGGCATCCCGCTGCTGGTGGACAACACCTTCGGCGCCGGCGGCTACTTCTGCCGGCCCATCGAGTGGGGCGCCGACGTGGTGGTGGAGTCCGCCACCAAGTGGATCGGCGGCCACGGCACCTCGATCGGCGGCGTGATCGTGGACTCGGGCAAGTTCGACTGGGCGAAGAGCGGCAAGTTCCCGTTCTTCACCGAGCCGTCCCCCGGCTACCACGGCCTGGTGTTCAACGACGTGTTCGGCCCGAAGGGCCCGTTCGGCAACATCCAGTTCGTCCTGCGCGCCCGGGTGGAGGGGCTGCGCGACCTCGGCCCGACGCTCTCGCCGTTCAACGCGTTCCTGCTGCTCCAGGGCGTCGAGACGCTCTCCCTGCGCGTGCAGCGCATCGGCGAGAACACGCTCGCCCTGGCGCGCTGGCTCCAGGGCCACCCCGACGTCGCCTGGGTGAACTACACCGGCCTGGAGGCGCACCCGTTCCACCAGCGGGCCCGCAAGTACCTGCGGAACGGCTTCGGCGGCGTCTTCACGTTCGGCGTGAAGGGCGGCTACCAGGCGGGGAAGACGTTCATCGACTCGGTGAAGCTCGCCTCGCACCTCGCGAACGTGGGCGACGCGAAGACGCTGGTGATCCACCCGGCCTCGACCACCCACCAGCAGCTCTCCGACGCCGAGCAGGCGGCGTCCGGGGTGACGCCGGACCAGATCCGCGTCTCGCTCGGCATCGAGCACATCGAGGACATCAAGGAGGACTTCGACGAGGCCCTCCGCGCCACGCGGCGGTAG
- a CDS encoding AMP-dependent synthetase/ligase gives MPDTQPRNVPELFLERVGLTPDAEAFRHPAGADWRSLTWAQTEARVRAISGGLRALGVESEQVCAILSGTRIEWVLADFGILCAGAATSTIYPSSTADECAYILSDSGTVVAFAEDALQVAKLASRRARMPALRHVVVFDGEGSADGWVTTLADLEARGRAWDAEHPGAFEETAASVRPDALATLLYTSGTTGVPKGVELTHACWVSQSASVQASGILDHQDAVQFFWLPLAHSFGKMIGTAQLRIGFPTAVDGRVDRIVENLGVVRPTFVCAVPRIFEKVHNKILSNARDGGAVKAAIFRWAIDVGLEASRARRAGRPLGTVLQAQLAVADRLVFHKVRELFGGRLRFFVSGSAPLSRDIAEFFDAMGVVILEGYGLTESSAATHANLPSKRKIGSVGPAFPGIEVRIAEDGEILMRGPWIMRGYRGLPEQTAEALDADGWLHTGDVGFVDADGFLSITDRKKDLIKTSGGKYVAPAELESKLKAISPFVSQVLVHGDRRNFVTALVTLDADAIGKWAAEHGHAGEPVSALARLPEVQELLQRHVDRLNAGLPRFATVKKFAILPRELSEAEGEVTPSQKVKRKVVEQHFRAEIDAMYGGEPPRT, from the coding sequence TTGCCCGACACCCAGCCCCGCAACGTCCCCGAGCTCTTCCTCGAGCGCGTCGGCCTCACGCCGGACGCCGAGGCGTTCCGCCACCCGGCCGGCGCGGACTGGCGCAGCCTGACCTGGGCGCAGACCGAGGCGCGGGTGCGCGCGATCTCCGGGGGCCTCCGGGCGCTGGGCGTCGAGTCGGAGCAGGTCTGCGCGATCCTGTCGGGGACGCGCATCGAGTGGGTGCTCGCCGACTTCGGGATCCTCTGCGCCGGCGCGGCCACGAGCACCATCTACCCGTCCTCCACGGCGGACGAGTGCGCGTACATCCTCTCCGACTCGGGCACGGTGGTGGCGTTCGCGGAGGACGCCCTGCAGGTCGCGAAGCTGGCCTCGCGCCGGGCCCGGATGCCGGCGCTCCGGCACGTGGTGGTGTTCGACGGCGAGGGCAGCGCGGACGGCTGGGTGACGACGCTCGCCGACCTGGAGGCGCGCGGGCGCGCCTGGGACGCGGAGCACCCCGGCGCCTTCGAGGAGACGGCCGCCTCGGTGCGCCCCGACGCGCTCGCCACGCTGCTCTACACCTCCGGCACGACCGGCGTGCCCAAGGGCGTCGAGCTCACGCACGCCTGCTGGGTCTCGCAGTCGGCGTCGGTCCAGGCCTCGGGCATCCTCGACCACCAGGACGCGGTGCAGTTCTTCTGGCTCCCGCTCGCGCACTCGTTCGGGAAGATGATCGGCACCGCCCAGCTCCGGATCGGCTTCCCCACCGCGGTGGACGGCCGGGTGGACCGGATCGTCGAGAACCTCGGGGTGGTGCGCCCGACCTTCGTGTGCGCGGTGCCGCGGATCTTCGAGAAGGTCCACAACAAGATCCTCTCGAACGCCCGCGACGGCGGCGCGGTCAAGGCGGCCATCTTCCGGTGGGCCATCGACGTCGGGCTGGAGGCGTCGCGCGCGCGGCGGGCCGGCCGTCCGCTCGGGACGGTGCTCCAGGCGCAGCTCGCGGTGGCGGACCGGCTGGTGTTCCACAAGGTGCGCGAGCTGTTCGGCGGGCGCCTGCGCTTCTTCGTGTCCGGCTCCGCGCCGCTCTCCCGCGACATCGCCGAGTTCTTCGACGCGATGGGCGTCGTGATCCTCGAGGGCTACGGGCTGACCGAGTCGTCCGCGGCGACGCACGCGAACCTGCCCTCGAAGCGGAAGATCGGCTCGGTGGGCCCCGCGTTCCCGGGCATCGAGGTGCGCATCGCCGAGGACGGCGAGATCCTGATGCGCGGCCCGTGGATCATGCGCGGCTACCGCGGCCTGCCCGAGCAGACCGCCGAGGCGCTCGACGCGGACGGGTGGCTGCACACCGGCGACGTCGGGTTCGTGGACGCGGACGGCTTCCTGTCCATCACCGACCGGAAGAAGGACCTCATCAAGACCTCCGGCGGGAAGTACGTGGCGCCGGCCGAGCTCGAGTCCAAGCTGAAGGCCATCTCGCCGTTCGTCTCGCAGGTGCTGGTCCACGGTGACCGGCGCAACTTCGTGACCGCGCTCGTCACCCTCGACGCCGACGCGATCGGCAAGTGGGCGGCCGAGCACGGCCACGCCGGCGAGCCGGTGTCGGCGCTGGCGCGGCTCCCGGAGGTGCAGGAGCTGCTGCAGCGGCACGTGGACCGGCTGAACGCCGGGCTGCCCCGCTTCGCCACCGTGAAGAAGTTCGCGATCCTGCCGCGCGAGCTCTCCGAGGCGGAGGGGGAGGTCACCCCGTCGCAGAAGGTGAAGCGGAAGGTGGTCGAGCAGCACTTCCGCGCCGAGATCGACGCGATGTACGGCGGCGAGCCGCCGCGGACCTAG
- a CDS encoding secondary thiamine-phosphate synthase enzyme YjbQ has protein sequence MRLPELEVETHAARELVEITAEVRRAVAAAGLREGLLLVYCPHTTAGITIQENADPDVRRDLLLALENAIPDAPARGRYRHAEGNSPAHVMASLVGSSAAVIVRDGAPLLGTWQGVYLCEFDGPRRRTVHLQAVAS, from the coding sequence ATGCGCCTGCCCGAGCTCGAGGTCGAGACCCACGCCGCGCGCGAGCTGGTGGAGATCACCGCCGAGGTGCGCCGCGCCGTGGCCGCCGCCGGCCTGCGCGAGGGCCTGCTGCTCGTCTACTGCCCGCACACCACCGCGGGGATCACCATCCAGGAGAACGCCGACCCCGACGTGCGGCGCGACCTCCTGCTCGCGCTCGAGAACGCGATCCCGGACGCGCCGGCGCGCGGGCGCTACCGGCACGCCGAGGGCAACAGCCCGGCCCACGTGATGGCCTCGCTGGTCGGGTCCTCCGCCGCGGTGATCGTGCGCGACGGCGCCCCGCTCCTCGGGACCTGGCAGGGCGTGTACCTGTGCGAGTTCGACGGGCCGCGGCGGCGCACGGTGCACCTCCAGGCGGTGGCCTCGTGA